GCTTTGTAGCCGGGCGCGCGCCGGAGACGCCGCCGCCCGCCCTTTTTCGAGGGATGTCAATGTCGGATGGTCGCCGTCAGAACCTGCCTGACCCGTACCGCTTGGTCGGGACGGTCATCAACGGCAAGTACCGGCTGGATGCGGTGCTGGGCATCGGCGGTATGGGGATTGTCTATCTGGCGCAGCACATTGGCATCAACCGCAGTTTGGCCGTCAAAGTGCTCAAACCCGATGTAGCGGCGGCCGATCCGTCCGTTGCGGAAGCCTTTCACCGCGAGGCCAAAATTTCCGGCGGCTTGTCGCACCCCAACATCATCTCCGTGACCGACGCTGACACCTTACCCGACGGTACGCCGTTTATGGTCATGGAGTTGCTGGAATGTCCAACGCTCGAAGACGAGCTTCGGCAGGGTAAGCGGTTTTCCCTTGACCGAATTGAGCGCCTGCTGAGCCAAATTTGCGACGCGCTGCACTACGCGCACCAAGCAGGGTTGGTGCACCGCGATCTCAAGCCAGCCAACATTGCTTTAGTTGGGGCGGGGCAAGCCCACGAGCAAGTCAAAATTCTCGACTTCGGCATTGCCAAATCGTTGGGCGAAGGTGTCGGCAAGGTCAGTCAGGCGATCGGGACGCCGCTTTATGCGTCGCCGGAGCAGTTCATTCAGGGCGGCGATATTGACGCCCGCGCCGACCTGTACAGTTTGGCTGTCATCTTGTATCGCCTGCTGACCGGTGTTCTACCTTTCCAGGGGAAAACCATTGGTGAAATCGTGTCGCTCCACCTGACCGCTCCGCCGCCGCCGCTGCGCAGCCACGCGCCCCATCTGAGCGAGTCCCTGGAGGCGTTTGTTCTCGGGGCCCTCGCCAAACAACCCGCTGGGCGGCCAGCGACGGCGCTGGAGTTCTTGGCAGGTTTTCGCGCCGCGCGTCGCGGCGTGATGGAAGCCAGCGTCCCGTTGGCCGGCGGCGCAACTGACCTCCTCGCTGGTGTGATTGAGGGGCCTACTGTGCCGCCAAGTGTCCCGATTACCGCACAACCGGCGACGCCCTCGCCGGGAAGCGCCACCAGTGAAGTAACGGCGGCTCGCATTTCACCGACCCAGCCGCCAGCGTTGCCGCCGACATTGCCTGCATCCGGCCCGCCACGACCGCCGACGGCCTCCACAACGCTAACGTTGGATTCGGCAGGTCGGCCGCCGTCTGCGGCAGCCAGCGGAGCGCCGCCGGATTCGTCTGCGCTGTTTCGGACAGGCATCCCGGTATGGGCTGCTGCCTTAATCGCAGTGCTGGCGGTTGGTCTCCTGCTGTTTGTCGGGATATACGTTGTTAGGCGCACATCAGCTGGGTCATCGTCTGGGGTATCCGAGCTGCAAGGGGAACGCCTTGAGACCAAGGCGGGAAACACTGGCGGGCAGCCTTCTGTCCCAGCCGCCTTTCGGGAGCGGTTTGACCAGGTTTCACAAGATGTTCATCAGGCAATGATGCCGGTCGGCGGTGAGGGGCAGGACAAGTTGCTGCGCGACCTGATAAATCTCAATCCAGCGATGATCGAAGCGCACCGGCGGGAAATTGAGGCGGCCGAAGGTCAGGTTGCGCAGGCAGCGGAAAAGTGGCGAGTGACCACGCCGCCGGCGTCGTGTTCAGCCAAACACCGTGTGCTGTTGGAGCGGTATCAGCAACTTCGGGATGCTTTGCACAACTATGGCGTATCCGTACGCAACTTGGGCAACGCTTTTGCGCGGACGGACTTTGATATGTCGCAGGCGCGGGAGCGTTTCGCCGAATCGGAACGCAACGACGTAGCGCGCGACCGGAGTGTGCTGGACGCAGCCTGGCGTAGCGCTCGTCAGGCGGAAACCGACATGCGTGATTGTATCGGATACTGAGGCCGGGACTATCCAGCCCAGCCTGCGGCGGGAAGGTCCTTGTTTCGGCCCGACGCGCCAAGTATCGTGCCGTTGGCTCGTGCCAACGTACCACACACGGATTGCTGAATCGTCTTGAAGAGGTTGCTCGACTATGGAAGACAACGCGCTTACCGCGCCGCCGACGGACGACCAGTCGTTTGCCGGCTTTCCACGTGAAGAGTTGCTGGCGTTTGTACGCGGTGTGGCCAACATCATCGCGGCGGATGGCAAGGTGACCGACGAGGAGCGTGTCATGCTCTATGGGCTTATCCGCCAGACAGGGCTTTCAATTCTTGACGAGGATGTTAAGGCCGCCGTTGAAGCCGAGCTGGCCGGTCCATCGCCCATCGAGAAGGTCATTATGCCGGTCACAAACCCCTTGCTTCGCCGCGCCTTGTACCAAACTTGCGTCGAAGTCGCCGTCGCGGACGGCCACTTGGCCGATGAAGAACGCTTAAAGCTGGTTGAAATCGCCGGGTTGTTCGGTCTCAACAAGGACGCCGCGCGTGATTTCATTCAGTGGACGTTAGACAGTATTGCGATTGAGCGACGCGGCGCTGAGATCATTTCCAAGCTCTAAGCGTATGTTGCGGCTCAAAGGCATTAGCGCCAAGCGGTCGTCGCTTGGCGCTGCTTTTGTTCGCCTCTGCGCTTGATGATCTCGCTGTTTAGACTGTGAACGATGCGCCGCACCCGCAGGTCCCAGTCGCCGACGGGTTCTTGAAAGTGAAGCCGGAGCCCATCACGCTTGATACGTAATCAATCTCGACGCCCTCCAAGTACTGTCCGCTGAATGGATCAACGAACAGGCGGATGCCGCCGTTTTCCTCACGTACGATAATTTCGTCGTCCTCGCGCGGCGCGTCCTCAACGTCTAGCCCGTACTGAAAGCCGGAGCAGCCGCCCGGCATCACCCGCACGCGCAGTCCGCCTTCTGCGCCGATTCCCTCAGAAGCCATGAATTTTTTGACTTCTTCAACCGCCTTTGGCGTCAGATAAATCATGACCGCATGCCTCGTTTCTAAGCTTGAGATTTGCGACGTTAATGAGTCTTTACTCAACTGAAACAAGCCGTGTCAATGAGCGCTTCCGACGCTGCGAAACCGAACAGCCTTGGACACGCTTCGGGCGTCTGTTTTCCGTGGGTTGTCATCCCTGCCGCCAAGGTTACGCCATCGCTTCAAAACGGGCTTAATCACGGCGGCAGGCGCGCTTCCCACTGGACACACATGTGACTAGCAGCGGTTGTCGGGCGACAACAACCTGGGTTCGAACGTCACTGTCGCCCGCTCCTGCCCGGTTCAATCTAGTTTCCAAGGTTTTGAACAAGACTCCCGTCCGCTGCTGGCGTGGGTAT
The Chloracidobacterium sp. DNA segment above includes these coding regions:
- a CDS encoding protein kinase encodes the protein MSMSDGRRQNLPDPYRLVGTVINGKYRLDAVLGIGGMGIVYLAQHIGINRSLAVKVLKPDVAAADPSVAEAFHREAKISGGLSHPNIISVTDADTLPDGTPFMVMELLECPTLEDELRQGKRFSLDRIERLLSQICDALHYAHQAGLVHRDLKPANIALVGAGQAHEQVKILDFGIAKSLGEGVGKVSQAIGTPLYASPEQFIQGGDIDARADLYSLAVILYRLLTGVLPFQGKTIGEIVSLHLTAPPPPLRSHAPHLSESLEAFVLGALAKQPAGRPATALEFLAGFRAARRGVMEASVPLAGGATDLLAGVIEGPTVPPSVPITAQPATPSPGSATSEVTAARISPTQPPALPPTLPASGPPRPPTASTTLTLDSAGRPPSAAASGAPPDSSALFRTGIPVWAAALIAVLAVGLLLFVGIYVVRRTSAGSSSGVSELQGERLETKAGNTGGQPSVPAAFRERFDQVSQDVHQAMMPVGGEGQDKLLRDLINLNPAMIEAHRREIEAAEGQVAQAAEKWRVTTPPASCSAKHRVLLERYQQLRDALHNYGVSVRNLGNAFARTDFDMSQARERFAESERNDVARDRSVLDAAWRSARQAETDMRDCIGY
- a CDS encoding tellurite resistance TerB family protein — its product is MEDNALTAPPTDDQSFAGFPREELLAFVRGVANIIAADGKVTDEERVMLYGLIRQTGLSILDEDVKAAVEAELAGPSPIEKVIMPVTNPLLRRALYQTCVEVAVADGHLADEERLKLVEIAGLFGLNKDAARDFIQWTLDSIAIERRGAEIISKL
- a CDS encoding iron-sulfur cluster assembly accessory protein; the encoded protein is MIYLTPKAVEEVKKFMASEGIGAEGGLRVRVMPGGCSGFQYGLDVEDAPREDDEIIVREENGGIRLFVDPFSGQYLEGVEIDYVSSVMGSGFTFKNPSATGTCGCGASFTV